The following coding sequences are from one Musa acuminata AAA Group cultivar baxijiao chromosome BXJ2-4, Cavendish_Baxijiao_AAA, whole genome shotgun sequence window:
- the LOC103980659 gene encoding non-specific lipid transfer protein GPI-anchored 7 has product MGVHFAAGLMAMAVVAAAVAGSAAQSPPDCVSNLVGCAGYLNSTTTPPDSCCKPLKQAAKTQLPCLCSLFNNTAVLRAFNVNITQAIQMSKRCGVSTDQRACETATASGTTATPSSSNNDTGSSAGKDSSSANKVTSIGLPGLVSLLLCWWSLMT; this is encoded by the exons ATGGGCGTCCATTTCGCTGCGGGTCTGATGGCGATGGCTGTGGTGGCGGCCGCGGTGGCGGGATCGGCGGCGCAGTCGCCGCCGGATTGCGTGTCGAATCTGGTGGGTTGCGCTGGGTACCTGAACTCGACGACCACGCCGCCGGATTCCTGCTGCAAGCCACTGAAGCAGGCGGCCAAGACTCAGCTGCCCTGCCTCTGCTCCCTCTTCAACAACACCGCCGTCCTCAGGGCCTTCAACGTCAACATCACCCAGGCCATCCAGATGTCCAAGCGCTGCGGCGTCTCTACCGACCAGCGCGCCTGCGAAACCGCCACGGCCAGCGGCACCA CTGCAACTCCATCGTCCTCCAACAATGACACCG GTTCTTCTGCAGGCAAAGACAGCAGCTCAGCAAATAAGGTGACATCAATCGGATTGCCTGGCCTGGTGAGCTTATTGTTATGCTGGTGGTCGCTCATGACATAG
- the LOC103980658 gene encoding E3 ubiquitin ligase BIG BROTHER-related, whose protein sequence is MENGQESGAGSEHATDGGNPNPNPITTSSPTAGDAPPPAEAGPPPPPPPPARTPFTSLSQVDADLALARALQEQERAYAMLRMNGVDDSDYESSDAGSYDYDGEEDEDGVGDEPERVVEEDDGSIEGSDYDEDAFDANDSDADPAEFEDDEAFARALQDAEEREVAVRLMALTGLNEWPSDDHGDHGSNSQDTWQEVDPDEYSYEELVALGEVVGTESRGLSADTIAALPSVSYKAENVQDGSAEQCVICRLEYEEGDSLVLLSCKHKYHSECVNKWLQINKVCPVCSAEVSTSER, encoded by the exons ATGGAGAACGGCCAAGAAAGCGGCGCCGGAAGCGAACATGCCACCGATGGAGGGAACCCTAATCCCAACCCGATTACGACGTCTTCGCCGACTGCCGGGGACGCGCCGCCCCCCGCTGAGGCGGGGCCCCCTCCCCCTCCGCCGCCCCCGGCCCGCACGCCTTTCACCAGCCTCAGCCAGGTCGATGCCGACCTTGCCCTCGCTCGCGCCCTCCAAGAACAG GAGAGGGCGTACGCGATGCTGAGGATGAACGGCGTTGATGACAGCGATTACGAGAGTTCTGACGCCGGAAGCTACGATTACGAtggggaggaggatgaggatggGGTGGGAGACGAGCCGGAACGTGTCGTCGAGGAGGATGACGGGAGCATCGAGGGGAGCGACTACGACGAGGACGCGTTTGACGCCAATGATTCTGATGCCGATCCAGCTGAGTTTGAAGACGATGAGGCATTCGCAAGGGCACTGCAGGACGCCGAAGAGCGGGAGGTGGCTGTACGATTGATGGCCCTCACAGGATTGAACGAAT GGCCGTCGGATGATCATGGGGACCATGGCAGTAACTCTCAG GATACTTGGCAAGAGGTTGATCCGGATGAATACTCATATGAG GAATTGGTTGCACTAGGTGAGGTAGTTGGAACCGAAAGCAGAGGTCTTTCTGCTGATACAATTGCCGCTTTGCCTTCAGTAAGTTACAAAGCAGAAAATGTGCAAGATGGCAGCGCTGAACA GTGTGTTATATGCCGGCTGGAGTACGAGGAAGGTGATTCTTTGGTGTTGCTTTCTTGCAAGCATAAATACCACTCTGAATGCGTAAACAAGTGGCTCCAGATAAACAAG GTATGTCCTGTCTGCAGTGCTGAGGTCTCTACGTCGGAGAGATGA